From Rhopalosiphum padi isolate XX-2018 chromosome 2, ASM2088224v1, whole genome shotgun sequence:
ACCGTCTGAGTGGTccacttttatttattaatattttaacgtttaGTTAATTCATTATGCTTTCACTAGATATTGGCTAATGATATCTTTCTtcaatccttttttttttaattcaaattaattttaaaacaattgtattcaTCGTCAAACAAGGTTTCTGCTATCTTCGAAAAAAGTTCCAGAGTTAACctgatactttattatataaactccATTGTTATTTGTCATTATAACtatgttataactttttatttaaagtttacagaattttattttattttaaattaattcctaTTCCCGCCAATGATAGCTacgtttttaaactaaaaatatagcttttttttggttattgacaaactataatattatattattttatgtgatgaCCTTGTGTTAAACGTATAATGTCGTGTAGTTTATACTAAAAACAAACGCATTTTGCgatgttagctttaattttagagtaaatttacctattatcaaatttaaaggtaagaaataagaatattatctagaaaatgacatattatacttttattgatattatataattttaatgtgagttatgaatattttaaagttgtagtattttacatagctataacttatatatatcttaattcgTGCTTGGGGTCAGCTGTAtttccttttaaaatataataaataatattatgataatattgtgataaaagATAAAAACACCGCTAACAGTTAATGATAAAAGAGATgaacaaatttcaaatatttctttacttagtagttagtactttatttagttatagatagactaattacaaattatcaataataataaatttacttatagaAATAAAGATTATAGTAAAGTTACTGACTACTGtatgagattaaaaatataattctgatTCTGTAGCTATTACTTTGGTTCACTGTTCAAACCAATTTGTCAACATTGACGACTTAGTTCTTATTCCATATCTGTTGTTTTGGTTGACTCTATTTTCTAGTTTTGATCATTTGAGTAAAGATATTGCTTTTATATCTGATAGAAATATGTCAGTGAAAATAATTGATGGCAGTGTATTAGAAGGTGTaagtggtaaaataaaaatattgttaattattttataataattatatacttgtagtttgttaattactattttagaatttaatttttgtttactatCTATTTTGTgtagtacttatatttatgatattttaatagggTGGCCAAATTCTACGATTGTCTGTAGCATTTTCATGTCTTTTGGAGCAacctatactaattaataaaataagagcAGGTCGATCTAATCCTGGTTTGAAACCTCAACATTTAGCTGGtaagtgttaataaataatttataaacatttatagtatgatttaaaatatagacaacTCCCAGGTGCAAGAAGGCtctttaattatagatttctttaaTAGGTACTTTGTTTCTTTTGGCTAATATGTAtgcaaaatcaaataaatttgaaaaaaaaaatatgccaatattcctacatttttaaatttaaactatattataaaataaatttgtatctaatcagaattttaatatgTAGCTTTCTAAGAAATATGAAATTGCGTGAAGTTTCCAAAGCAGTTACCTAATTAAGAGATTAAATAgtcagattatttaaaaattttaaacttgttttaattgtattataactactaaatattaatattgatacataattatacagttGGAATTTGCAAAAAAAAGTCTCTTggataattaagtttaaaaaaatcattttaagagGAGGAGACAGTATaagattaaatacataatttaaatctatagacatttaacaataaattctaAGTTTGATATTGGTTAGTTATACATAACTCAagtatggtaaaaatattaatgtatttttttaagtttcaatcaatatacaaaattaattgtgtTATAGGAAtccaattaattaaacaaatgtgCTATGCAACTACAAATGGAGATCGGCAGAACTCTTGTGAATTAACATTTCAACCAAAATCTCTAAAAATGggaaatttcaatttaaatgtcAATTCTCAAACTGCTGCGtatggttataaaaaatattttgaaataaatttgtaattttaaccatttattttataggaGTATTCCCTTAATGATACAGTCAGCTTTACCTGTAGCAATATTTAGTAATCATAACTCCAGTATAACTATGAAAGGAGGAACTGATGTTAGTTTTTCTCCTTCAATggattatgttaaaaatgtaatacaaagaattagctattactattaatataagattatttaattttatgttatacgttTTACTTAATAGGTTTTATTTCCTATTTACAAGCTTTTTGGTGTTCATTGTGATGCACTTATAACTAAACGGTAACAAgtctttgaaaaatatattcaatggtATTAGTTTCATTtaactcatttttattatagaggATTTTATCCTAAGGGTCGCGGAGAAGTGGTATTGACAGTGAATCCTGTTGCTGAATATTTAAAGCCTGttgaaatcattaattttggagATCACCCAGCTATTAAAGGATTTGTATTTATATCTGGAccaaaacatcaaaataataaaaataaccaagtatgtattatattattttaataccatacTATAGTTGGTCCACATTATTTGTtggattaatatataatttatttataataatttctacttATAACTTAAATCACAAAGTAAGTATGGACTAGTTGCAAAGTgacataaactatttttttatgaacaaaaatcattaaattccatataaaataattaattatgttttaaacttaataaagtaaattatttcagaacatgtttttaatataatagtaatatttagatAGTTCAAGATATAGCAACagctatcaaaaataaattaaacctttccggttatcataaaattacaattgaaaCCGAGGTTGGAGATTCAGATGGTTCTGGTGGAAGTGtagtgtaaattaaattatggtatttatttatttttattttataaatattatctaatatatttataggttgGTTGCCAATACTAGAACCGGCTTGATTGGTTCATCTGCTCTGTATGATATGAGAAAATCAACTGTAAACAGTATCACTGATGAAGCCTGTGACAAACTTTTATTAGATTTGGAAGTCAAGTCATGTGTTGACCCTAATGCAATggataatgtaattatattgatatttattgtttaaatattaatagccaATAGTCATCATATTAaagttaatgttttaaaaatattaactaatatattttattaaagctcATTATTTTCATGGCACTCGCAAATGGAAAATCAAAAGTGAAATGCCGAGAAATCACCCTGCACACTAAAACTGCAATTTATATTGCTGAGCAATTTACCGATGTGAGTTAAATTAAtgaactatagtctataattcaattttaatatttctttgatGTATTAatgaatgttataaaatacattttccaggctaaatttagtattaaacaATTGGACGATGGTTTAAATGAAGTCACCTGTGAAGGTATTGGATTGAAAACTTTCTAATTCTTAGtttcataattttcaattatttaaaatttacaaaattgtctataatctttttctaattaaatacctactaattacaaataaataatatttaaagccattaattttatttattcatacacTATACAGACTGTGCtcaagttttttaatatttaacatattaatgcataaaataagtacctttatattttattattagtaaaagaacataattatacttgaaataaattagtttcaaattgaatttgttatttaacataatttttatcagatttttagatttttgttttataatgtctgtatttaaaatttggttACCAAACAGTGGTGAACTTTTAAGTGGTTTCaaaggtattaaataattacacatttttttttttttttttctttattaatatatatacaatctgtacacaaggcacaataagaatataggctataatattacaGGAGGAAAATCTTGAGTGAAGAAGCCACCCACTGATGACACTTCGTCGAAttacacattaaataaaaaatatcaatgattttttatttttatttgaaggtTTACAGGCTTCAACTGCTAAGGTTATtagccaacattttttttttaaactaaatacaaagaaataaagaaaaaaaaaaaaaaaaaaaaaaaaaaaaaaaaaaaaaaaaaaggtaatatttacaaagaataattgattgacaaaatacatatttacagtTGATATAAGGTGTGTTAACAATGTAGTTTGACTAAATTAGAGTTTGTTGATGAGGTTGTATTTGGTGATGAATTTGATGATATTTGAAGTTTGTTCTTCGTCAAGGATTTCATTGATGTTGTGCGGTAAATTGAGAGACGTGCGTGTTGGTTCGTAGATGGGGCATTCTTCGAGTATGTGTTTTATGATGACGCGAGTTTGACATATATTGCATATAGGTGGGTGGTCTTTGCTAATTATAAAAGAGCGTGTAACTAAAGTGTGGCCAATTCTTATTCGGGTGATAGCAATATCTTGACGTCGGCTGAGATCAGGAGGTGTATGTCACTGTTTCACTCAGCTTTTTATGGAATTAAGTTTGTTGGTAGGAGGGATGGAATCCCAGTGGTGCTGCCATGACAAGaagattttgtttttgatagaTGTGAAGATGTCATTGGATGATATTTTATCAATGGTGACAATGGTGTTATTGGTTAGGTTTTTAGTGACTAGGAAGTAGGAAGGCTGCCTGCTGCCTCATCTGCTTTTTCGTTTCCATTTATTCCTATAAGTGAGATTTCTTATTTGTATGTGAAAagtgtataatttttcatatcatAAAGACGTAGGTTGTAGGcaattaattgtatagtatgcaatttatatatacaatgacTTGAATgacttaataactattataattttatgaaattaaccATTTAACTTAAATTGATTCTATTATTTTTGACGTTTTTGTTTACATAAGGTATATATTCTGATTCCCGAAAATTTTTAGTAGTTCATATGGTAATCGGAAATAAAATCCCCAAAGcaactatttttagtatttaaattataataataaaaataatactattatatatctcAAATGTgcttgaatataaataaaggtTACTTATTGTGATGAACATAATATGTTCAATGAATCTAGGGAAAAAacgacaaataattaaataaataataataaaaataaattatatagatatcataTCGAATAGTATACGACACGACAAAAAACGTTAAATGtagttaactttaaaatgtcaaataggaattaattaagtttaaatatattataaaaattcaattattttaataacttttaaccaaaattaatgtttttcacTTAGTCGTTTTTTACCGATTACCATGTTTAATACcagataacaattattatatcgataagATAGAGTATAGACGATTAAAAACTTGATATAGAGCAATAAAAGTTTACCTAAAAGTCTTATggatttattagattattttgattcatattatgtaaatggcAAGTATCGAAGAATTGGAAACGATGAAAATAACATATGTTCCCAGTTTCCCACCAGTAGTGTGGAATGTAAACAAGACCACCCTCAATGACTGCCACAGAACCAAAAACATCCTACAATATGGAAACTTGttaggaaaattaaaaattaaattaacgccAATCGAGCACAGTTAGCATTGGATGCTTTAGGTGAACCAATAGACGTACAAAAAGAGGACAAAATGAAACAGTTAACATTCGCTTGAAAGAGTTAGTTACACGACAAACTGAAGATAAATTAATCATTGTAGACTTTTTGACAGCTGTGTCTAACAATATAAGAAAACAAACCGACTAGGCGACTGAACCTAATctgactataattttattataattgattatataattttttaaatagttgatTTGGGGATTTTTTTTCCAGGATTCGTTCATATTGATCATTTTTTGTTTGGAATAATGTTGTAAACTCGTTGATATTTCTGGAACAAGGGgtatattcgtaaaattttatatttaagtatataacaaaCGGTAAAGGCCTTAGTGCCTTACTGACTACTACGTAGTACGTccatactattactatatataaaaacatgtgattggattttaaaaattgcaatacaattttttttttttaatgtatgtaagagataaattagtaaaaacccttcataataattttttttttcatctgatgAAATAATCCAAaggaatataaaatactaatacgaaaTTACGAAAtcacgatttaagataatacAGACGATATAGTGATTtatgataaatcataaatattttatcatggaCGCAATACTGTAATAGTATACAATACCGTTATTGTTCCGTTGTTACAGGGGTAGTGGTTTATGGTTAGTGGTTAGTTTCGTTAGGGACAAGGGTTCACCAGCCACCACTATTAATACATACGAAAATTCATTTGTACCCCATTCATAATGCGTGTTATGTGCCTGCAAGCTATATCCAGTGCCGGATTAACCTACAAGCAAATTAAGCACTGCTTAAGGCCCTTGAGAAAAGTCGgctcgtaattttttttaatcattgattacaaataatataatacttataaccaatagaaataatatacataggcaATACAAATTTAGCACatttgtgatttataatatattatatagtatagatgaCTATAGTAgtcaggcacgtatacaggggTGGGTACAACCCCCCCAccggaatttttttttgtatacgtgaCTGATAGTAGTATAGAATAACTATTGAGTATCGGTAAATGGCATACATTATGACTATCTATTTCAGTCGCATAATGTAATACTAAAAAGATCTAAATTGTCAATAATCAGTTTCCATTTCCTgaatctatttattaaaaatttcaagatAACGTTTTGATTTTGGTTATTCTATTCGTAAATAAGCTATTCGATGACCGCTTTTAATCACttatacgtataattaataaCGATCTTCGTCCTTCTGGTTCCTCCTCCATTACAATCAAGACTTCAAGAGTAACCTTCTGTTTAAAGATTTCTTTCCTTTTTCTTCCAATGTCTCATTGCTTCATTTATGGAAATTAATGTTGCTGGTTTAATTTCGGCATAGTGTTAACCTAGTCCATagataagtatgtataataaaaataaataaatggtcgATTGagagtgatttatttttttatttttgtgtccatcatcacgttttggagaagtaataatgcttcgatttttgacttcaacccctctttgaaaaggaaaattcatcagtagttttaaaaaacgggaatttttacacgTAACCATTTTCCATCCAAATCCATAaccaaatcgattttttgattttgctgtaacccaaaaacgaatcattgtaaatacttgaaattttcaccaaatgtttatattatggttatctatttatgattaaattttcaaaatattttgaccttttttaagctacttatagacaattgaaatttgacaattcttttttaagtttttttccttaaaatgccgataaaaaaaatttggctattcaaaaaatctttaaaattgaatacaatgtttattataagttgtcttattgtagtaaaaaaatgtttataaacatttaaagttcaaatatttacgaaatatatcaaaatcgcgaaaatttgcaaggaattttaaagttgaaaattcataaaatttttgtggtttatacctaaggttaaaaacccCAATACagggttatccataagtttttcttcaagtaactgttaaaaaaaattccagcgtcaatatagaaaaaatgttatgagcgtatgaagtgaaatttttttcgaaatcatgtaaaataatgatatattacaatttaaatataggtaataatataatatatcctacttataatcattgactgacaaatcatttccgttcagaatcgtttttcgtatacaatgatacctgtcatttcattcaaatttaacacatccgttATTGTGactagtgacctactctccatcactactatacagcagatcgatacccacttgcccaccttttttagttttttaccaGTTGAAGAAATTCCTAATGAaatagataatatgtatttgacgTTTTATCAagatctacataatattattgatttcttATTTTGATTCTACATGATGTatcaattattagtttattaatattcaaaatcttCAATCACGAATCTACTATATGactatcaatttaaatttctaaaaataattatgagaaATATGTACATTTGGGTTATCCAAATTGGGTATTTTAAGtccatgactttttttttaaaaagacaggattatatatgtacaccaaatttagaaataaacaaaaaaaacccgAATCCTCCATGCTAGTGCATATAGCTGTcataattaagatattatctcTTCATAACAAGCACTTCCTATTGTTCAATTAttgttacaatacaatattatattattattgaaaattgcgatttgtggtataaaaataattcaccgaGCGATTGAACATATCGCGGGGTAACGATGCACAACAGCAACTTCGTATAATGTGTAATTATAagatcaattatttaattgtatttgaatatttatttattatagtaaagttatatatatttgttgccgtgtatgtaaatattgttataatatataaactttatattataatattacaatggaATGGTTGTATTAAGAGGAccccatacccgcatgtgttgtttgTCTtattactaacgtacatcataacaaatttacgttcagcaaaacacattttgtgatgttagctttaatattagagtaaatttacctactatcaaatttaaaggtaagaatattatttagaaaatgacattgacataatatgatttaattgatataatcattttaaagttataatataatattttatattctgtgtTAACTGTCTATCTAATCTATCTACGAAAAAttaatgtaagtaaaatattttaaaatatatacatatgcagcttctagaaaatataataaaaactgaacTACTGAAGACTGAACAGAAATCAGAATAATAGTattcataacaaatttaattttaaaattaaaattcgacaTAGTTGATATTAGACATTATGACCCTTATCAAGGTATATCCAAAGTATTTAATGCTATTTTTCTTTATCATTTAACATAGCCCTCAAcaaacgtattttataatataggtgaaCATTGTGATAAAAGTAGTGATGATCATGttttcattttgaaaaatgtaggttttgttttaacaataataattgattttaatttcactTACTACTAAATTaggtttaagtatataattgtaacatgaattatattgattatcttAGATTAATGAGAATCGTACAAACTATTTAATGTTTGAAATCagttatcaatttatttgagtattattacaaatataagttaaatatttaggcagtagataaaatactaaaatgtcgGAAGGAACACGAATAAATTCTGAACAAATGTTGAATATGGACACTAATACATTGCTTAAACAATTGAAGCATTATTTCCATCATCAGACCTTCAAAAGTGATTTACAAAAGAATGCCATTATTGCAATATTAAAGCGTAAGtgtatcacaattattatttaatgttatttgcaTTGCtaggtaaattaatatcaaaaagcaataaagttataatacttattagttattacattgtaataatacaataggtgAATAggattaatttcatattatttttaacttatacttattatgttattaggTAGGCCtactactttaaaaaaaatcaaatttaggttattatattttatgataatacattattctacataaaaaatgttaacactggtaataactgatatattataagttgGTACCtagttaaattatgaatttaataattaattagatacgCGTTTTGATTTACATTATATTCAGAATCTCTAAGAAtcttatatatcaatatttggTAAAGGAATATATACATGTaagactataaaataataatatatcagtttAGACACAATACAAGTAATGTtatgataaatgttaaatatttatggaggaattatatattattactatggtaAATGTACAGTTTCCCTCAGTTAGTTTTAGTAGAATAGTACATTttcctttaattttttaaaatatttatatagaaatacgtattataaaaatgttgtactaCTCTGCCAAAAACTGGTATTTCTGAGGAGATATTGTCTTATACTCTACAGCTATAGATATGatgttataaacatatatttataaacactaaattcatataaatatattatataagtaatatttaaattactttaaagtagtaaaaattattaaaaagttataagttCACCCATTCATTACTGTgagaataatttatacaatcttAATAATAGAGCTaacactaataaatttaatatatttttttaaaggaaaatGTGATGTATTTGTATCAATGCCAACTGGATCTGGAAAGTCATTATGTTATCAACTACCTGCTGTACTTCATTCGCCTAAAGTTACAATAGTTTTTTCTCCTCTTATAGCTTTAATGAAGGTATAAATCTAGTTTCTTACATAAGTTTTCAATGaaatcataattttcaaaaattttacaGGATCAAGTTGATCATTTAACACGTTTAAAAATTCGTGctgaaacaattaattcaaaaatgactGAATCTGAACGAAAACgtgttattaatgatttatattctGTACAAGTAACTACTTCATTACTTTATGTAACCCCTGAACAAGCAGCTACAGAATTCTTTAAGGttggtaaattttatttttttacaatttatattaatattttatagtaaataaaaattattataatataatttaattttcagggATTATTATCCTATTTagtacgaaaaaataaattggcttATATAGTGGTAGATGAAGCACACTGTGTAAGCCAATGGGGTCATGACTTTAGACCTGACTATT
This genomic window contains:
- the LOC132921772 gene encoding RNA 3'-terminal phosphate cyclase isoform X1, yielding MSVKIIDGSVLEGGGQILRLSVAFSCLLEQPILINKIRAGRSNPGLKPQHLAGIQLIKQMCYATTNGDRQNSCELTFQPKSLKMGNFNLNVNSQTAASIPLMIQSALPVAIFSNHNSSITMKGGTDVSFSPSMDYVKNVLFPIYKLFGVHCDALITKRGFYPKGRGEVVLTVNPVAEYLKPVEIINFGDHPAIKGFVFISGPKHQNNKNNQIVQDIATAIKNKLNLSGYHKITIETEVGDSDGSGGSVVLVANTRTGLIGSSALYDMRKSTVNSITDEACDKLLLDLEVKSCVDPNAMDNLIIFMALANGKSKVKCREITLHTKTAIYIAEQFTDAKFSIKQLDDGLNEVTCEGIGLKTF
- the LOC132921772 gene encoding probable RNA 3'-terminal phosphate cyclase isoform X2 — its product is MCYATTNGDRQNSCELTFQPKSLKMGNFNLNVNSQTAASIPLMIQSALPVAIFSNHNSSITMKGGTDVSFSPSMDYVKNVLFPIYKLFGVHCDALITKRGFYPKGRGEVVLTVNPVAEYLKPVEIINFGDHPAIKGFVFISGPKHQNNKNNQIVQDIATAIKNKLNLSGYHKITIETEVGDSDGSGGSVVLVANTRTGLIGSSALYDMRKSTVNSITDEACDKLLLDLEVKSCVDPNAMDNLIIFMALANGKSKVKCREITLHTKTAIYIAEQFTDAKFSIKQLDDGLNEVTCEGIGLKTF